The Microcebus murinus isolate Inina chromosome 9, M.murinus_Inina_mat1.0, whole genome shotgun sequence nucleotide sequence GGAGAGCCTTTCCTGGCAAGAGCAAAATCACTTGGCCTGCCTTGTACCTGTACCCAGAGCACCTGGATCCCCGACGAGCATTGAGCATGCAAGATGGCTCTTTACTGAATACTGATGCTCTCCCCTTATCCACTCCCACCATCGCTGTGGCCACTGGGTTATGCCAGATCCCGGCCTATAGCAGTCACTGGGTGGTATCCTGTGCAGTGCTCTTTGTTCCATTtctgaaacagaaagagaagtaGACTGGGATTTGTCTGGGACAAGGATGCCATGGTTCGTAGACATTCTCACTTGGCCCCTTTATACCTGCCGGTCGTACCCTAGCTGGTCAAGAAAGGGTTATGTTCTGTGACTGCCACTTGGCCTCCCGGGGGTCAGGTCTGTGGCCTTGGCCTTGTAAGTGCAGAGCTCTGGCCAGCTAACTCTTGGTAAAGTCCCCTGCATCATGGTTCTGATGCCAGATAGCCTCCTGCCTTCATTCCCACTCCCAGGGGCTACGAAGCTGCACCCAGGTGGCTGGCTGCCTGGTGTCCCTGTCCATGCTGTCCACACGCCTCACCCTGCTGCTGATGGTGGCCACACCTGCCCTGATGGGCGTTGGCACCCTGATGGGCTCAGGTCTCCGGAAATTGTCTCGCCAGTGTCAGGAGCAGGTACCAGCATTCCTGGCCAtccttctccacccccaccttctctctgtccactcaccctgtCACTCTTCCCCGTCTCCAACCTGGCTCCATGTTTCCTGGACTCCTCACAGGTCGCCAGGGCAACAGGCGTAGCAGATGAGGCCCTGGGCAACGTTCGGACTGTGCGAGCCTTCGCCATGGAGCACCGGGAGGAGGAGTGAGTCCCGGGAGGGGCGGGGTACACAGTGGAGCGACCTGCGCACCCTGCCCACCCTGCAGCCCATCCCGTGTCTCCTGAGCATGGCTGGCCTCTCTCACCAGGCGCTACGGGGCAGAGCTGGAGGAGTGCCGCTGCAGGGCAGAAGAGCTGGGCCGGGGCATCGCCTTGTTCCAAGGGCTCTCCAACATCGCCTTTAACTGTGAGTAAGCAAGTCTCGAGGGCGTCCAGGCTGGGGAGAGCGAAGACAGACGGGCTGCCAACTCACGCAGGCAAGGGCAGGGCATTGGGCCCACCTCCCAGCCAAGCCATGTGTGGAGTGCTACAGGGCCGCCGCTGGGGAAGCTGAGGAGCCGTGCCCACCCTACGCACTGGGGCTTGCCTGAATCCCCCAGTCAGCTGGTGGCGGGGCAGGGCTAGGACTCAGGCtcacacctgggctgggctctttGCTCTGCCTTGTCCGCCCTCACCACATGTCCCCTCCCTCACAGGCATGGTCCTAGGCACCCTGTTTATTGGGGGCTCCCTTGTGGCCGGACAGCAACTCACAGGGGGAGACCTCATGTCCTTCCTGGTGGCCTCCCAGACGGTGCAGAGGTGAGTGGGGGCCATTCCCATCCCTATGGAGCACCCTGTCACCCTCAGAGCCCTGCTGGGTCAGGGGACGGGGGTGCCAGCCTGCTCTGGGGGGCCTGCTGCAcagccccaggcctgcccagcTGCCCCAGGGAAGCGCAGGGCTGGAGTGAGATTGCCCTTCAGCGCTCGTAACACCCCCAGCTACACTCAGGAATGCGATTGTtatcttcagcctcccaaaagaCTCTCAGAAGTTTCCTtgataagctttttaaaaaaatttttttaattgtggtaaaatacacacaatatAAAGTTTACCATCTTGACCATTTTGAAGTGTGCAGTTCGGTGGTGTTAAGCACGTTCACATCATcctgcagccatcaccaccaacCATCTCCAGACCTCTTTTCACCTCGCAGAACTGGAACTGTCCCATCAGACACTAACTGCCCCCTCtcgcctccccccagcccccaccactctcctttctgtctctatgaatttgacaacTCTAGGGACTTCCTACAAGTGGAATctcacagtatttgtccttttgtgactggattTTATCACTGAGCACAGTGACCTCGAGGCTCCTCTGTGTCACAGCATGCGTCAGAATTGCCTTCCttgttaaggctgaataacaCTCCATGTGTGGCTAGACCGTCCTTGGCAAGCTTTTTGAGAGCTGCCTTCTCCCCGCTCCCTGCCCCTGACCACTTTCAGAGATGAGAGGCTGAGCgcctgcccctgccaggcccacccCTGTAGCCTGTGCTTTTCATTAGTCTGAAACCACCCACCCAGCTGGGCCCCCTGCCCTACGGGGCGACCAGAACTTATGGCCTGGCTTTGTCACAGATGGCCCAAGGtgggcctccccttccccctttccaaGCTAAACACTAGCCGTTCCTACTGCTGCTTTTCCCTTTGCTTCCCCACCCACCAAGTGTATAGATGcataaaacataaatacacaTTGTGATGCGTAATTAAAGCGTGAATACGCtgtaataaataatgaaagagtGAAGACCTGTTACCACCAACCATCTGAGGAAAATAGagcaccacccctgccccccatgTCCCTCCCCTGTGagtccccctgccccccccccccccccccccccccccccgtcccgaGGCCACCGCTCCCGTTCTGAGGGCAGGTATCCGCGCCCTGCTTCCTGGTACACCCCTCTGGTACACCCCCGCGTGTGTGTCTGCTGTCTCCCACAGGCTGCCCCGCCACCAGGCTTATTGTCGCTTGTAGACTGAGGCTGACTGAGACATAGCAGGCAGGACAACTCCCATTCTCAGCGCCAAACCCAGCATGCCACCCGTTTCTGCCCCTGTGCTAACACCCTCAGCCCCGTTTCTGTTCGATGCTCCCTAATCTGAGGACGTTCAGGCCCTCTCTGGTCCTGGGCAGCCTCATccctcccccagccaggggcTGCTCCCAGGTGGCTGAGGGATTAAGACGCATtgcacagtcagttacagattgaactccttgttctactacttccccccccccactactacacttgactagccttaaaaaaaaaaaaaaaaagacgcatTGCAGTAGGGATGAGGCTCAGGCGTCCCTTCTGCTGCCTGCCCCCCATGCTGACCTGGTTCCCGTGATCAGACCCAGCTTCGTCTCTCTGAGCAGGATAGTTGTCTTAGTCCCGAGGACCCATAAGAAACCCACTGGCTCCCTTAAGTGAAATCACCCCTCAGCCCTTCTTGGAGGCAGTGGCAGGACATCTCCCTGGGGGAGGCAGCTGCTCTGGCCAGCCCCGTCCCCTCCTCCGAGGACCCACTTCCTTTTTATGGCCTGAGTGCAGACGTTCCTTACCTCCCACTGTACTGCTCAGCTGTCTAACAGGATTACATTATGGCCGCCCTTGCCGGGGAGCTGGGCTGCGCTGTCTGCCTTGCCGGTTGCTCCTCCCGCAGCCATAGGCCCTTATCCTTTTGGGGGCCCCTCCAGCCATGCTCAGGTAGAGATTCTTCACTATCCGCCTGGGAGGAATTGGGTCTTATTGTATTAAAGAAGCTGGTGTGTTTCCTCCTGGGTTCTGCCAGTTAAGCCAAGGGGCCGTGCATCAGTGCTGGGGTCCAGCAGGGAGGAGGCCAAGTGaggaaggggaggtggggaccTGCCCCGAGAGACCACAGACAGGgccaggcaaggcccagtgtggccCGAGACCTGCAGCCCATAGTCTTCCTGAGAGCAGGGTCCTCCCCCACCGATGAGTCACATGTGTGGGGGACTTCAGTTGTGTCCCAGCCCCTTTGCCAGGCCCCGATGGCTTCCAGCTGCCAATGGAGAGTGTCCCCTTCTCATCAACCGTGGCCTGCTAGATTGGCCGCCTGCTCACTGCCTGCCCACTCCTTGGCAAGTGTGATGGCACTGAGCCTGCCAGAGCCGTTTCCTTGTGGGTTCCAGGGCTGGAAGAAGTGAATCCTGCAGCTGACAGATTGCTGGGGAGTCAGTCTTTCCTCTTCTGAAAGAGAGGACCCGGCACACACGATGGCAGACACACTGTCACGGGTCAGCCAGGCCGGTCAGGGGCCAGTGACTAAGGAGCAGTTGACtcatcctcctccccagcctcacgGCAGCCGCCCAgccctgtcccagccctgccGGGACGAAGGAGGCCACGCACTGTCTAGACAGATAAACGCCCCATCtcgtacacatatacacacctgCAGGGCAGGCCCACGATAGAAGCTGTTTCACGGAATTGTCCCCAGAGTTCCCCTGTAGCCTAGTcagtgtcttttgttttcttcttcctctgaaaGAATGTGACACCAGTTTTGAGAGCTGATCTCCCACTGTGGGCCACACAACCTCGATCTCTGTTGACAGCACACCTGCATCACCAGGGTGAAGCAGGGAGGTCACAGGGCCAGCTGGGGTCCCTTCCTGGTGGAACGACGTGGTCCCTGCACACAGTGAGCCGGCCTCGCCCTGCGGGCTACGGGCCAGGCCAGCATGGAGGACACCACTGAGGCCCTCTGCCTGCCTTCCATGTCCATCCCCTCTTGGAACACCACCCCTGCGTCCCAGACTAGGCTGACAGACAGTTGTCATCCTTGTCCAGCCAAGGAGGGAGCCAGGGCTCAGTGGTCTGGTGTCCCTAGATCCCAGGGCTCCCACAGTTCCTGCTCAGGAGCTGTCTCCGTGCTTGGCCGCAGGCCTCCTGTTTCCTTGCTGACCCCACCATGgcttcctccccctgctcctggcTCTTCTCGTCCCCACCTCTTCCaaccctctctccttctcctcgcAGGTCCATGGCCAACCTCTCTGTCCTGTTTGGTCAGGTGAGTGGCAGCTGGGGGGCCTGAGTCCCATCAGTGGCCAGTGTCATGTGTGTGCTGCTGTGGGAACCAGGTGTGGGTGGGGGCAAGAGGGACAGGAGGACCCGGGCCCAGTCCCACAGCCCCCTCTGCTGTTGCATGGTGCTTAGGAGATGCTGCGGTGGCCCCCACCCAGCACCCAGGGGCTCCCGTCCCCAGGAGCCCCTGCTCCCACCTCGCCGCAGACTTTGGGTTTCCCCCGCAGGTGGTGCGAGGCCTCAGTGCTGGCGCCCGGGTCTTCGAGTACATGGCCCTGAGCCCCTGCATCCCGCTGTCTGGGGGCTCCTGCATCCCCAGGGAGCACCTACGGGGCTCCGTCACGTTTCAGAACGTCAGCTTCAGGTGAGCAGCACGGCGGGCCTAGGCCCCTCTGGGCCGAGGCTGGGGTAGCCAGTGGGGGAGGTCTGGCTTAATGCCCCTAGACAAGCACCCTGAGGAGGTCCctgaggagggagcaggaaggacAACGGCCCAGAGCCTGGTCTGACGGCTCTCTCCTCCCAGTTACCCCTGCCGCCCCGGCTTCGAGGTGCTCAGAGACTTCACCCTGACGCTGCCCCCTGGCAAGATTGTGGCTCTCGTGGGCCAGTCTGGGGGAGGTAAGGGGAGCCACCACCCTCTGTCCACCCTCCGACTCTTCCTCTGGCATCAGCGGAAGAGTCCCGGCCCTCCTTGGGGgtctccctcctctgccacaAGGGACCCCGTCTGCCGGGGCAGTCTCCAGAAGCCCTTACCTCCCTCACGCACAACTGCAATTCCCCAGGAAAGACAACAGTCGCTTCCCTGCTGGAGCGCTTCTACGACCCCACGGCGGGCATGGTGACACTGGACGGGCAGGACCTGCGCACCCTCGACCCCTCCTGGCTCCGGGGCCAGGTCATCGGCTTCATCAGCCAGGTGTGGGGCCACATGGGGCTGCCCTCAGCTCCCCACCCCCGTCCTTCCCTGGTCCTCTCAGCCCTCGGGtgcctttcttccctccccaccctagTCAGGAGGCCCCTGGCCTTCCTCACATGTCCCCCGCTGTCGTCTGGGTCTGAGGTACCCTTGTCTTGGGGGCACCTGCAGCTGTGCCTTTGTCAGGGCGGGAACGCTTTGTTCCCCATTTGAAGCAGTGTGTGCAGGTGGGGGTGTTGGGATCCCTGGGATCTCTGCGAAGCCTGTAGCGTCCAGGTCTAGAGAAGCCCATGGTGGGGttgctggggctgcaggtggccGCCGTCCACCCACTAAGCGGGGACTCACAGCCCAGCCTGGAGCACTGAGCCTCCGGCCACGTTCCCTCTGCTTGAAGTGCATGGCGTGGCACCCAGCGACAGGGCACTCTGCCCCGTGGGCCCGTGGGGGCAGCTGCCCAGGAGCCACAGAGAGCCCAAGTGCgaggccctcctccctccctctactCAGCTGGCTTTGCTctcccagcccttcccccaccctcccagccagGGATTCTAGGCCCCTTTAAGGGGCCACTCTGTGCCCTTACTTGACCTCTGACTTTGAACTTCTGATTCTCCAAGGGATCCTAATCTGGTCTAGCCAAGGTAGACTCTCCTGATGCGCGTGGCAGCCCCTCACGGTTCTGGGGCAGAGTCAGAATGTTTCTGTGGATGCCAtccccatccccccatcccccaggAGCCAGTGCTGTTTGGAACGACCATCATGGAGAACATCCGTTTTGGGAAGCTAGAAGCTTCCGATGAAGAGGTATATGCAGCTGCACGGGAAGCCAATGCCCACGAGTTCATCTGCAGCTTCCCTGAGGGCTATAACACCATCGTCGGTGAGTTCCAGGGACAGGAATCCCTCTtgctgtaaccctagcactctgggaggcccaggagggcagatcactcaaggtcaggagttcgaaaccagcctgagcaagagcgagaccccgtctctactacaaatggaaagaaattaattggccaactaaaaatatatatagaaaaaattagctgggcatggtggtacatgcgtgtagtcccggctactcgggaggctgaggcagaagaactgcttgagcccaggagtttgaggttgctgtgagccaggctgatgtcacggcactctaacctgggcaacagagtgagactctgtctcaaaaaaaaaaaaaaaaaatagaatccgGCTTGGGTCTGCAGGGCCCCATGGCAGTAAGACTGGGAGACAGGATTCCACTTGGACGGTGAAGGGTTTGGTGGGACTAGGGGAGCAGGGACAACCAGGAAGAGAGACAGTCAATGTGTCAGGGACGCCCAGAACCGTAGCCAGGGGGACAGGGCAGTCCAGCCCCATGGGGTTCAGGCACAACATACCGAGCTGGCTGCAGAGACAGGAAGGGTTCTAGAGGAGTTAGAGAATACGACAggatttgggaggccaaggcaggaggatcacttgagcccaggagtttgaggctgcaataagCTGTGATGACGATACTGCAGGCCAGACAACAGAACAcaaccctgtcttaaaaaaaaaagaatatgacagGACCCTGGCCATATTTGGAATCTTCACAGAGCCCAACAGGGGCCACCACTTCTCAAGACCAAATGGGGAGTTAACTCCTTGTAACTGTTTGCCCTCTCCTGGCCCCTGTTTCTTTCCTGTCCTTTTCTGCTGTGACATGTCTCTCCTCTCGTTATAATGGGGTGATTGAGCTGAGCAGGTCCCTCTCCTGACTTCCCAGGAGAGGACTTCGGTGGTCCTGCCACGCTGGAGCGTGCAGTATCACACTGTAACGTGTTCCCAGTGCAGCTTGTAGCTTTGCGTGTTTATCTCATGGGGCTTCTTTTCTCAGCTGCTGGGGTATGATTATGGTGCAGTGTCTCGGCACTGCTGCAGACTGTCCCAGCACATCGCAGGATGCGGAACTATCTGGGCTTCTCAACTCCGTTCAGTCTGACGGGGCTCCAGCCTTCCGGGTTGTGGCGCTGCTGTCTGTAGCCCGCCCTCCACGGTCTGCGTTACTGCTCCACCGTGTTCCACACGGCTCATGCTCCACGTGTCCTGGTGTGGCACTGCCCTGTGTCTCTCTGGGGTGGCACTTTCCTTCCACCTCTCATCCTAGGACACTCTGTGCTCACTTTAGGCTTCTCAGGGCTGACCCCCAGCTGACCTGTGATACTGCCATCGCCTTGTTCTTCTCGTCTCCCAGGCCACCACTTCTCCTGTCCTCTGTGGGCTTTGAATCCCACTGCCCTGAGTCACCATACTCCAGGAGCCCACGTGTTGGTGCTGGATGTTCCCACAGCAGCAGAGACCTGGGGGCCAGGGAAGCAGCTAGAGCTGCAGGCACAGGGCAGGCAGTGTGTCGTCCTGGCTCTGAGGCCCTGCCATGGCTGAGGAGGGACATTTGGCACCTTCTCTGTGGTACTCTGAGGCCTGCTGTGTCGTTTGTGTGAATGCATACACTCATCTGCACAGGGATGGGGATTGGGGGGCTGAGAGGCATCACCCCACCCTCAGAGGGGCAGGGTGAATGTTCATAGTGTGGGGGACCCAGAGGCAGGGCACGTGTGCACAGTGCCAAGAGGGGCACTTAGAGGAGCCGGAAGAGAGTTCAGGAAGAATCCGTGCCCCTTTGTGGGCCACCCCCAAGTGCATAGCTGAGGGTTGATTcaagcccctgccctgggccctctCTCCACAGGTGAGCGGGGCACCACCCTGTCTGGGGGCCAGAAGCAGCGCCTGGCCATCGCCCGTGCTCTCATCAAGCAGCCCACGGTGCTGATCCTGGACGAGGCCACCAGTGCACTGGATGCAGAGTCTGAGCGGGTCGTGCAGGAGGCCCTGGACCGGGCCAGCACAGGCCGCACAGTGCTGGTCATTGCCCACCGGCTCAGCACCGTCCGTGCAGCCCACTGCATTGTCGTCATGGCCAAGGGACGTGTCTGGGAGGTTAGTGTgggcctgggagacagagtcaGTGGGTTAGGGATGGCCTCAGCCATGGACGGCAGAATGGGTGCTCAGCTGAGCTGCATGAGGGTCTGGCCTGGCCTTGGGGCCATATTCTGAAAGCAGCATCCCACAGGATTCAAGAGTTCCTGCCTCTAGATAAGCCCTGGCTGCTCAGCACATccgtctctccctctgtcccctgggaTAGTATAATGCACCATTGGCTTCCCGGGCCAACAGGAAAAGTACTGAGAAAAGTGTATGGTGCGaggtggggtggggcccaggcagggctggctgcCCAGGGGCTGAGGTGCAGAGGAGGCAGTGCTAGGCACCCCGATCTAGGCACCCAGATTGGGGACCAGTCAGGTGCAGGCAACATGGGGGCTCATAGCCCCCAGCCAATCACTTAAGCCAAGACTGAGGGGCTTTTATGGGTTATGAGGTCCTGAGTTAGAGCCTTGGGCGCTATAACGGGGACACGAGGAGTCACATTCTTCCAAAATTCAGCTAAGTGGGCAGTGGCACTGACTAATAATGCAGCTGTGCCAGTGCCAGTTCCTTTCCCACTGGGCTTTGATTTCAGAGTGTCCCCAGAAAGGACACTGGCTTAAGTGACCATGAGCCCAATGACTGGTAAAGAAGTTCCACCCTCCTAGGGCTGTGAACGCCACACTGGGTAGAGCAaccatccctccctcctgtcccccaggctgggacCCATGAAGAGCTCCTGAGGAAGGGCGGGCTGTACGCAGAGCTCATCCGGAGCCAGGTCCTGGAGGGGCCGCTGGCATCCCCACCTCCCAAGAAGCCTGAAGGCCCCGGGAACCACCAGCACAAGTCCTGAGAGGCGTCCTCCGAGGTCTCTGCCAAGCATCAGAGCCAGGGCCGGGCTCAGCTGGGGCAGCTCACTGGGGACTGAGCTGCCAGGAGGGCCAGTGTGCTGTGTGACAGTCGCTGCTGCTCCCCTACTCACAATAAAACCAGCACTCAGGAGGCCGGGAGCCCTCCCACCGGCTCCCCAGTCCCAAcaggctgcctcctcctcccagagtcATTGGGCTGCACGTGGGCGTGGGCGGAGGTAGGAGGAGGAGGTAGGAGGAGGCAGAGTCCCAAGGCCCCTGCACTCTGTTCTCCCTTTGCTCAGACATTCCCCCCCCCtccgccccagcccggctcagaATCTGCAGCCAGGTTCCTGCTCAGCCTAACAGCCTCAGTGGTCCAGGGCCCCAGCTGCAGAGAACTTTACAAAATCAGGGCCTGGGTGGGCCTGGGAATCCAGACTTAGGCTCCTCCCACATCCTGGATAGGACCTCACTGCCCTAGACTGGGGACTGACCCCCAAATCCCTCTTCCCCACCACCCCTTGGGGCTGGAAGAAGGAGCCTAGCCCTTGGCCCACTCTGGAACCCATACTCCCATCCTCCAAGCaacctccctttctcctcccagctCTATTAACACAGTCCTGATTTCCAGATTTCgcctccccaccccatgcccaAGAGGACAGATGCCTAACACGGCCCGGCCCTTGGGTCAGGGTAggaggggcagggtgtggggtggCCTGGGAGAAGCACCTCGCCTGCCTGGCTGTCTGCTGCTGGCCTCCCCTCTCAGTCCCCCAGAACACCGGCCCTcaaggggacagaggaggggccAGGTGCACACCTAGGACTCTCAGCTGCCGGGCCATAGTACTAACAAGTCCAAACCCAGCAAAGAGTAGTTAGTGCAAAATACAATGTCACTGAGAGACCAGCCTCCCCAGAGTGGTCTGGGAGGCTCACCTTGAAAGGGAGGTGCAGACAGCCTGAGTGGCGCGTGCATGGAGCCCCAGAGATGTGAGcaaggcagggctgggctccagcCCGCTTCTGGAGGTCTGGAAACCATGCAAGGAGGGCCTTGGGTTGAACTGGTGCCCCAGGGCCGAGAAGCAGTCAAGACCTCATGTCCCTGTGCTGCTGCAGATGTGTCACCCTCTTCACCTACTCCCAGGGCCAGTGGCCTCTTGCCTTGGTGCTGCTGTCACTTTCCACTGGGATCCTTCTGCTGTACAGCCTGTGGGACTCCACAGAGCCCTGCTCCCTGGGGCAGGGGAAGTGGGGTTTCCTGCGGTATACCTTCAGTGCCAGCCCAGCATTTCGGATTTATCCTGTGGCAAAGAAGGGCAGGTGCCATCTTTCAGGGTTGGTGGCAGCAGCTGAAACAGCAACTGCTGCTGCGGGTAGGCCAACCtgggacaggcagcagtggctcAGGTGTAAGTGCAGGAGCTGGGGTGTGGCTCGAAGCCTCTGTGAGCACGGTTTGGGACCACGTGCTACTTTGGGGACAAGCCGCCCCAGGGCCACACCCGCCCCCATGATATCCTGCTTCCTGACTGATTAGAGGTTGCATAGAGCTTGGTGCTGGCTTCAGGTTGCATCGCCACCAAATCCCTGCCTAGCGCAGCCCAGCTCAGGGCCTCCGCTTCCTGACAAGCCCATGCTGCCCGCGTGGCCCAGGTTGTTTGCCCCACGCCTCCCCTGTGGGCCTCACTATTCAGCCTTGCACTGCCCAAGATGCCTTCTGACACCAGATTCTGGGTGTTTGCTTACATCTTCAGGGTGGCTTCTCGGAGtccagccctcctcctccctccacccactaGGGAAGTGGTGACACCCCACGGCCAGTTGAGCTTGAAGAGCTGAGCTGTCTGCACTCGTTCCCTGGGTGACTTCACAGCCTGCCAGCTACAAGATGCCTGGC carries:
- the ABCB8 gene encoding mitochondrial potassium channel ATP-binding subunit isoform X1, with protein sequence MLESDSRVPLLSQFYCLGTNCFNSASSTWCFSSVRYSDGGHSSFLKAMAQLRSQLRAHLPRAPPAPSRSPSAWCWVGGALLGPVLLSKRPRLCLVALCEAEQAPPAYSRPRVTESRFNWKLFWQFLRPHLLVLGVAIMLALGAALVNVQIPLLLGQLVEIVAKYTRDHVGSFMAESRNLGTQLLILYGIQGLLTFGYLVLLSHIGERMAVDMRRALFTSLLRQDIAFFDAKKTGQLVSRLTTDVQEFKSSFKLVISQGLRSCTQVAGCLVSLSMLSTRLTLLLMVATPALMGVGTLMGSGLRKLSRQCQEQVARATGVADEALGNVRTVRAFAMEHREEERYGAELEECRCRAEELGRGIALFQGLSNIAFNCMVLGTLFIGGSLVAGQQLTGGDLMSFLVASQTVQRSMANLSVLFGQVVRGLSAGARVFEYMALSPCIPLSGGSCIPREHLRGSVTFQNVSFSYPCRPGFEVLRDFTLTLPPGKIVALVGQSGGGKTTVASLLERFYDPTAGMVTLDGQDLRTLDPSWLRGQVIGFISQEPVLFGTTIMENIRFGKLEASDEEVYAAAREANAHEFICSFPEGYNTIVGERGTTLSGGQKQRLAIARALIKQPTVLILDEATSALDAESERVVQEALDRASTGRTVLVIAHRLSTVRAAHCIVVMAKGRVWEAGTHEELLRKGGLYAELIRSQVLEGPLASPPPKKPEGPGNHQHKS
- the ABCB8 gene encoding mitochondrial potassium channel ATP-binding subunit isoform X2, translating into MLVHLFRVGIRGGHVPGRPLLPLRFQTFSAVRYSDGGHSSFLKAMAQLRSQLRAHLPRAPPAPSRSPSAWCWVGGALLGPVLLSKRPRLCLVALCEAEQAPPAYSRPRVTESRFNWKLFWQFLRPHLLVLGVAIMLALGAALVNVQIPLLLGQLVEIVAKYTRDHVGSFMAESRNLGTQLLILYGIQGLLTFGYLVLLSHIGERMAVDMRRALFTSLLRQDIAFFDAKKTGQLVSRLTTDVQEFKSSFKLVISQGLRSCTQVAGCLVSLSMLSTRLTLLLMVATPALMGVGTLMGSGLRKLSRQCQEQVARATGVADEALGNVRTVRAFAMEHREEERYGAELEECRCRAEELGRGIALFQGLSNIAFNCMVLGTLFIGGSLVAGQQLTGGDLMSFLVASQTVQRSMANLSVLFGQVVRGLSAGARVFEYMALSPCIPLSGGSCIPREHLRGSVTFQNVSFSYPCRPGFEVLRDFTLTLPPGKIVALVGQSGGGKTTVASLLERFYDPTAGMVTLDGQDLRTLDPSWLRGQVIGFISQEPVLFGTTIMENIRFGKLEASDEEVYAAAREANAHEFICSFPEGYNTIVGERGTTLSGGQKQRLAIARALIKQPTVLILDEATSALDAESERVVQEALDRASTGRTVLVIAHRLSTVRAAHCIVVMAKGRVWEAGTHEELLRKGGLYAELIRSQVLEGPLASPPPKKPEGPGNHQHKS
- the ABCB8 gene encoding mitochondrial potassium channel ATP-binding subunit isoform X3, producing MRVKLPLPAAPVFLSQHVGAFISGRDSGRPCPRQASTAPPLPDIFSGQLALGAALVNVQIPLLLGQLVEIVAKYTRDHVGSFMAESRNLGTQLLILYGIQGLLTFGYLVLLSHIGERMAVDMRRALFTSLLRQDIAFFDAKKTGQLVSRLTTDVQEFKSSFKLVISQGLRSCTQVAGCLVSLSMLSTRLTLLLMVATPALMGVGTLMGSGLRKLSRQCQEQVARATGVADEALGNVRTVRAFAMEHREEERYGAELEECRCRAEELGRGIALFQGLSNIAFNCMVLGTLFIGGSLVAGQQLTGGDLMSFLVASQTVQRSMANLSVLFGQVVRGLSAGARVFEYMALSPCIPLSGGSCIPREHLRGSVTFQNVSFSYPCRPGFEVLRDFTLTLPPGKIVALVGQSGGGKTTVASLLERFYDPTAGMVTLDGQDLRTLDPSWLRGQVIGFISQEPVLFGTTIMENIRFGKLEASDEEVYAAAREANAHEFICSFPEGYNTIVGERGTTLSGGQKQRLAIARALIKQPTVLILDEATSALDAESERVVQEALDRASTGRTVLVIAHRLSTVRAAHCIVVMAKGRVWEAGTHEELLRKGGLYAELIRSQVLEGPLASPPPKKPEGPGNHQHKS